One window of Oryza brachyantha chromosome 12, ObraRS2, whole genome shotgun sequence genomic DNA carries:
- the LOC102707364 gene encoding uncharacterized protein LOC102707364, translating to MADEFPPPLDDGEPQLTNLPAYMVREIVAGIRCNLDRERAGDLGGTFRAQIQLLEPLPPPLPWLLVPRSVGPPVFHCVLSNWSTHRYFLVDSAHAARFFGSYDGNWLFVSLHQNDQHFLLNLERPYLRIDLPNKCLRRFQVRPFHYPQILVEDRIFIVAATFSRQPTEQGCVAAGIIGYPPSSPVVDTWHIGFWEMGNKAPVISQSFPPTNEDLEVEDLLYSRGDEAFLFLTRGEHIREFRQPIFPLPDMKRKVRYFQRRGGEGDGPVLARYLVESRGDLLMVVRLGTREPPSPTLAFRVFQQEVRNVINAEGEVEAEHHWAELPALEGRILFVGRGCSRSYEVAHGYPGKEGIYFLDDRTFYDHRIVFRSRARRRYHCSDVGKWSGTPPQVRQCIPEYGPSNESSPVWVLP from the coding sequence ATGGCTGACGAGTTTCCTCCACCACTGGATGATGGCGAGCCTCAATTGACGAACCTCCCCGCCTACATGGTCCgcgagatcgtcgccggcaTACGATGCAACCTCGATCGCGAACGCGCAGGAGACCTCGGCGGAACCTTCCGCGCGCAGATTCAGCTGCTCGAGCCGctgcctccccctctcccgtGGCTCCTCGTCCCGAGATCTGTCGGGCCTCCGGTCTTCCACTGCGTCCTCAGCAACTGGAGCACCCACCGCTACTTCCTCGTGGACAGCGCACACGCCGCGCGCTTCTTcggctcctacgacggcaacTGGCTCTTCGTCTCCCTCCACCAAAACGACCAACACTTCCTCCTCAACCTTGAGCGTCCGTACCTGCGCATCGATCTCCCCAACAAGTGCCTACGCAGATTCCAGGTGCGCCCGTTCCATTACCCACAAATCCTAGTTGAGGACAGGATCttcatcgtcgccgccaccttcTCTCGCCAGCCAACCGAACAGGGATGTGTCGCCGCCGGCATCATCGGCTATCCTCCCAGCAGCCCAGTCGTGGACACATGGCACATCGGGTTCTGGGAGATGGGCAACAAGGCACCGGTGATTTCACAGTCCTTTCCGCCGACGAACGAGGACCTTGAAGTGGAGGACCTCCTGTACAGCCGTGGAgacgaagccttcctcttcctcaccCGAGGGGAACACATCCGTGAGTTTCGTCAACCCATATTCCCTCTCCCGGACATGAAAAGGAAGGTGCGGTACTtccagcggcgcggcggcgagggcgacgggCCTGTCCTCGCTCGCTACCTCGTGGAGTCCCGGGGGGATTTGCTCATGGTGGTCAGGTTAGGCACTCGTGAACCCCCCTCGCCGACGTTGGCGTTCCGGGTGTTCCAGCAAGAAGTCCGGAATGTCATCAACGCCGAAGGGGAAGTTGAAGCTGAGCACCACTGGGCCGAGCTGCCCGCGCTCGAGGGCCGTATCTTGTTCGTCGGAAGAGGCTGCTCCAGATCGTACGAAGTGGCGCATGGGTACCCTGGTAAGGAGGGAATCTACTTCCTGGATGACCGGACCTTCTACGACCACCGGATCGTATTCAGGAGTAGAGCCCGACGGCGATACCACTGCAGCGATGTGGGGAAATGGTCGGGAACACCGCCGCAGGTCAGGCAATGCATCCCGGAGTATGGTCCGTCCAACGAATCCTCTCCAGTTTGGGTTCTCCCTTAG
- the LOC121055982 gene encoding uncharacterized protein LOC121055982: MPDHFLLNLEDPDLFFRLPDRRSRGLIVLHPFPLEPTLWEDKIVIVAATLSRQPTERGCVAAGIIGYLPICQDYDIREIAFWGMGDGEREISYTFREKDPDLKVEDLLYSHVDEAFLFLTRGEHTHEFHQPIFPLEHTNQEVVRFQQRRGDGDGPVVARYLVQSRGKLLMVVRFGNHQLLWPTSEFRVFQAEVRNATNAQWEFEAEHHWAELPALEGRILFVGKGCSRSYEVAHGYPGMEGIYFLDDLCFYDPMIVFRARAQRRYLCNDCQEFARRLLARTQNQRTRFLDEHLAHKEQELLKKKTPDVLLRVSTSPARSLSLYPVRTAASFFLLYRQPKLVVPATYLSTLFTAAKCSTVGFSMKRLTYPTARDATSDDQIIDVNANNQSMSNYAKFTNNDVGIWSGRPPHVKRCIPAYGPSSESSPVWVLP, from the exons ATGCCA GACCACTTCCTCCTCAACCTTGAGGATCCGGACCTGTTCTTCCGTCTTCCCGACAGGCGCTCACGCGGTCTGATCGTCCTGCACCCGTTCCCGCTCGAACCAACCCTATGGGAGGACAAGatcgtcatcgtcgccgccaccctctcGCGCCAGCCAACCGAACGGGGATGCGTCGCCGCTGGCATCATCGGCTATCTTCCCATCTGCCAGGACTACGACATACGGGAGATCGCGTTCTGGGGGATGGGTGATGGGGAGCGGGAGATTTCATATACCTTTCGGGAGAAGGACCCGGACCTTAAAGTGGAGGACCTCCTGTACAGCCATGTAgacgaagccttcctcttcctcaccAGAGGGGAGCACACCCATGAGTTTCATCAACCCATATTCCCTCTCGAACACACGAACCAAGAAGTGGTGCGCTTCCAGCAGCGccgcggtgacggcgacgggcctGTCGTCGCTCGCTACCTCGTGCAGTCCCGGGGGAAGTTGCTCATGGTCGTCAGGTTTGGCAATCATCAACTCCTCTGGCCGACGTCGGAGTTCCGAGTGTTCCAGGCAGAAGTCCGAAATGCCACCAACGCCCAATGGGAATTTGAGGCTGAGCACCACTGGGCCGAGCTGCCGGCGCTCGAAGGCCGTATCCTGTTCGTCGGAAAGGGTTGCTCCAGATCGTACGAAGTGGCGCATGGGTACCCTGGCATGGAGGGCATCTACTTCCTGGATGACCTGTGCTTCTACGACCCCATGATCGTGTTCAGGGCGAGAGCCCAACGGCGATACCTCTGCAACGATTGTCAGGAATTCGCTAGAAGATTGCTGGCTAGAACACAGAATCAACGCACACGATTTCTGGACGAACACTTAGCACACAAAGAACAAGAACTACT gaagaagaagacccCGGACGTGCTCTTGCGCGTGTCGACGTCGCCAGCAAGATCACTGTCACTGTATCCTGTGAGAACTGCAGcatccttcttcctcctgtACAGACAGCCAAAGCTGGTGGTGCCGGCAACATACCTGAGCACCCTTTTTACTGCCGCCAAATGCTCGACCGTGGGTTTCTCCATGAAGCGGCTGACATATCCCACGGC CCGGGATGCCACCAGTGATGACCAGATCATCGACGTAAACGCCAACAACCAGTCGATGT CTAATTATGCGAAGTTTACTAACAACGATGTCGGGATATGGTCGGGAAGACCACCGCATGTCAAGCGTTGCATCCCGGCGTATGGTCCGTCGAGCGAATCCTCTCCAGTTTGGGTTCTCCCTTAG